One Tautonia marina DNA window includes the following coding sequences:
- a CDS encoding nucleoside deaminase: MDHEAFMRRAVEICRKGIANGQSPFGSVIVREGQIVAEAHNTVWQDTDPTAHAEVNAIRIACRSLERIDLTGSTLYTTCEPCPMCLAASHWARVDRVIFGASIADADAAGFSELSVPAASLARQGGSPILVEPGPLRDECRALFDTWKAARGRAY, encoded by the coding sequence ATGGATCACGAGGCGTTCATGCGCCGGGCGGTGGAGATCTGCCGCAAGGGAATCGCAAACGGGCAGTCGCCCTTCGGCTCGGTGATCGTGCGGGAGGGTCAGATTGTTGCCGAGGCGCACAACACGGTCTGGCAAGACACCGACCCGACCGCTCATGCCGAGGTGAACGCCATCCGGATCGCCTGCCGGAGCCTCGAACGAATTGACCTCACCGGATCGACCCTGTACACGACCTGCGAGCCCTGCCCGATGTGCCTGGCTGCCTCGCACTGGGCCCGGGTCGATCGGGTGATCTTTGGCGCCTCGATTGCCGATGCCGATGCCGCCGGTTTTTCCGAACTGAGCGTTCCGGCCGCCTCCCTCGCCCGCCAGGGAGGCAGCCCGATCCTCGTCGAGCCCGGCCCCCTCCGCGACGAGTGCCGCGCCCTCTTCGACACCTGGAAGGCCGCCCGAGGCCGCGCGTACTGA
- a CDS encoding XDD4 family exosortase-dependent surface protein has product MVLRGQGALWGALVILTVASEPCQAGLYLGSGTNSSANHALAASAEFSLSDSTLSIVLKNTSLQTYGANQTVPSSVLTALLVDINPTPNPFNLLTAYASELVNYSGPANPNLAVDGSKKDYTGTLGGWQLKPSEGLGTAGFGIFNGNIVNTGEGTGGFNFGLINAGYNPGDGNNAVDSTPLVRDTLTFAITVGSGFSLSHIQSVKFQYGTSLSEPSFYGTLQTPPDSDEEGSEGVNAVPEPSTLVMALGCVATIGLVRVIQRHRSLNAAA; this is encoded by the coding sequence ATGGTTTTGCGCGGACAAGGCGCTCTGTGGGGTGCCCTGGTGATACTCACGGTCGCCTCTGAGCCGTGTCAGGCGGGCCTGTACCTGGGCTCGGGCACGAACTCCTCGGCGAATCATGCCCTGGCCGCCTCGGCCGAGTTTTCGCTGAGCGATTCAACGCTCTCGATTGTTCTGAAAAACACTTCGCTCCAGACGTATGGGGCAAACCAGACCGTGCCGAGCAGTGTCTTGACGGCGCTGCTGGTCGACATCAATCCGACGCCGAACCCTTTCAACCTGCTGACGGCGTATGCCTCGGAGCTGGTCAACTACTCGGGGCCGGCCAACCCGAACCTGGCGGTCGACGGCTCGAAGAAGGACTACACCGGGACGTTGGGGGGCTGGCAGCTCAAGCCGTCCGAGGGTCTCGGAACCGCGGGGTTCGGGATCTTCAACGGCAACATCGTCAACACGGGAGAGGGCACGGGAGGGTTTAACTTCGGTCTCATCAATGCCGGATACAACCCTGGCGACGGCAATAATGCGGTCGATTCGACCCCGCTGGTTCGAGACACCCTGACGTTTGCCATCACGGTAGGCAGTGGGTTCAGTCTCTCCCACATCCAGAGCGTGAAATTCCAGTACGGGACATCGCTCTCTGAGCCGAGCTTCTACGGAACCCTGCAGACACCACCAGACAGCGATGAGGAGGGCTCGGAGGGGGTGAACGCAGTCCCCGAGCCGTCGACCCTGGTGATGGCCCTGGGCTGCGTGGCAACGATTGGTCTGGTTCGGGTCATCCAGCGCCACCGATCGTTGAACGCCGCAGCCTGA
- a CDS encoding DUF1328 domain-containing protein: MSLLWWALIAAVVAIISGALGFTGVASGAATIARVLFGIFLILALILLLMALLAGAAVAAV; encoded by the coding sequence ATGAGTTTGCTCTGGTGGGCCTTGATTGCTGCGGTCGTCGCGATCATTTCCGGTGCCCTCGGTTTCACGGGAGTGGCATCGGGTGCGGCGACCATCGCCCGGGTCCTGTTCGGGATCTTCCTGATTCTGGCCCTGATCCTGCTGCTCATGGCACTGCTCGCCGGGGCCGCCGTGGCCGCGGTCTAG